Proteins co-encoded in one Pyxidicoccus xibeiensis genomic window:
- a CDS encoding protein-disulfide reductase DsbD family protein, with protein MKRQQVKRLGQAGVAGVLLVAAVAWAELPPSAVGTSAPDEGDPRVEAALLVDATQVKPGDTFRVGVRFRMDPGWHIYWKNPGDSGLETEVTWDTPGTTVGPLQWPYPHTFRTPDGFIVTHGYADEVLLFAQARAVESATGSLMLAAAVEALVCEVHCIPAELMLTRSVPLGPQTVRDAEFAPTFDAAQAKVPRPVADTGHTVQLALDGDTLTAGREFTGTVTVTGPGGAALSAVEGDFFTPERIPGVERVALTSTGGGRFKLKGKAEPDAPAEAPRLTGVLLLGTKASGYQPLAVDVPLARVVAAGGAVAGAPAVVKPPSVKDSIAAVKPVATSAPSPVAAATPSVGLGLALLFAFLGGALLNLMPCVFPVLALKAYGFTRMVQQEKGRVVAHAAAYAGGIIGSLLLLAGAVLAVRAGGAQVGWGFQFQEPLFVAAVCGVLVAFALNLFGVFNVGMDGTALAGKVDQSHGLMHSAGEGVLAVVLATPCSAPLLGTAVGFAFAAGPVTVLAIFTALGLGLALPFCLLVLVPGLAKRLPKPGAWMERFKQVLGFALLGTTVWLVWVVGGLAGVDGMARLLAFLVAVGLGTWLYGQSQAQDGGRRWATLAVALVVLVASGVTALRFDTAAAARGPVSSAVAQAQPWDEAAVSAALAAGQPVFIDFTADWCLTCKVNERTVLAREEVRAAFVEHQVAFFVADWTRRDARISAKLAEHGRAGVPMYLVLSPGAPDKPEVLSELLTTDAVVDAVKRAAECSPMKRVAGSSIVCAAGFPRP; from the coding sequence ATGAAGCGTCAGCAGGTGAAGAGGCTCGGCCAGGCCGGAGTTGCCGGTGTGCTCCTGGTGGCGGCGGTGGCGTGGGCGGAGCTGCCCCCTTCGGCGGTGGGCACCAGTGCTCCCGACGAGGGAGACCCGCGCGTCGAGGCCGCGCTGCTGGTGGACGCCACCCAGGTGAAGCCGGGCGACACGTTCCGCGTGGGCGTGCGCTTCCGCATGGACCCGGGCTGGCACATCTACTGGAAGAACCCGGGCGACTCGGGGCTGGAGACCGAGGTGACCTGGGACACGCCCGGCACCACCGTGGGGCCGCTGCAGTGGCCCTACCCGCACACCTTCCGCACGCCCGACGGCTTCATCGTCACCCACGGCTACGCCGACGAGGTGCTCCTCTTCGCCCAGGCCCGCGCCGTGGAGAGCGCCACCGGCTCGCTGATGCTGGCGGCCGCGGTGGAGGCGCTGGTGTGCGAGGTGCACTGCATCCCCGCGGAGCTGATGCTCACCCGGAGCGTGCCCCTGGGCCCGCAGACGGTGCGCGACGCGGAGTTCGCGCCCACGTTCGACGCGGCCCAGGCGAAGGTGCCGCGCCCGGTGGCGGACACCGGCCACACCGTGCAGCTCGCGCTGGACGGCGACACGCTCACCGCCGGCAGGGAGTTCACCGGCACCGTCACCGTGACGGGCCCGGGTGGCGCCGCGCTGTCCGCGGTGGAGGGCGACTTCTTCACGCCCGAGCGCATCCCCGGCGTGGAGCGCGTGGCGCTCACGTCCACGGGCGGCGGCCGGTTCAAGCTGAAGGGCAAGGCGGAGCCGGACGCGCCGGCCGAGGCGCCGCGCCTCACCGGCGTGCTGCTGCTGGGCACGAAGGCGTCGGGCTACCAGCCCCTGGCGGTGGACGTGCCGCTGGCGCGCGTGGTGGCCGCCGGCGGCGCCGTGGCCGGGGCTCCCGCCGTGGTGAAGCCGCCCTCGGTGAAGGACAGCATCGCGGCCGTGAAGCCGGTGGCCACGTCGGCCCCGTCGCCCGTCGCCGCCGCCACGCCCTCCGTGGGCCTGGGCCTGGCGCTGCTGTTCGCGTTCCTGGGCGGCGCGCTGCTCAACCTGATGCCGTGCGTGTTCCCCGTGCTGGCGCTCAAGGCGTACGGCTTCACGCGCATGGTGCAGCAGGAGAAGGGCCGCGTCGTCGCGCACGCGGCGGCGTACGCGGGCGGCATCATCGGCAGCCTGCTGCTGCTGGCGGGCGCGGTGCTCGCCGTGCGCGCGGGCGGCGCCCAGGTGGGCTGGGGCTTCCAGTTCCAGGAGCCCCTCTTCGTCGCGGCGGTGTGCGGCGTGCTGGTGGCCTTCGCGCTCAACCTCTTCGGCGTCTTCAACGTGGGCATGGACGGCACCGCGCTGGCGGGCAAGGTGGACCAGAGCCACGGCCTGATGCACAGCGCGGGCGAGGGCGTGCTGGCGGTGGTGCTGGCCACGCCGTGCTCGGCGCCGCTCCTGGGCACGGCGGTGGGCTTCGCCTTCGCGGCGGGGCCCGTCACGGTGCTCGCCATCTTCACCGCGCTGGGCCTGGGCCTGGCGCTGCCCTTCTGCCTGCTGGTGCTGGTGCCGGGACTGGCGAAGCGGCTGCCCAAGCCGGGCGCGTGGATGGAGCGCTTCAAGCAGGTGCTGGGCTTCGCGCTGCTGGGCACCACCGTGTGGCTGGTGTGGGTGGTGGGCGGGCTGGCCGGCGTGGACGGCATGGCGCGGCTCTTGGCCTTCCTCGTCGCGGTGGGGCTGGGCACGTGGCTGTACGGCCAGTCGCAGGCGCAGGACGGCGGGCGCAGGTGGGCCACGCTGGCGGTGGCGCTCGTGGTGCTGGTCGCCTCTGGCGTGACGGCGCTGCGCTTCGACACGGCCGCCGCGGCGCGGGGGCCGGTGTCCTCCGCGGTGGCCCAGGCGCAGCCGTGGGACGAGGCGGCGGTGTCCGCGGCCCTGGCGGCCGGGCAGCCGGTGTTCATCGACTTCACGGCGGACTGGTGCCTCACGTGCAAGGTGAACGAGCGCACCGTGCTGGCGCGCGAGGAGGTGCGCGCCGCCTTCGTCGAGCACCAGGTGGCCTTCTTCGTGGCCGACTGGACGCGCCGGGACGCGCGCATCTCCGCGAAGCTGGCCGAGCATGGCCGCGCGGGCGTGCCCATGTACCTGGTGCTGAGCCCCGGGGCTCCGGACAAGCCGGAGGTCCTGTCGGAGCTGCTCACCACGGACGCGGTGGTGGACGCCGTGAAGCGCGCGGCGGAGTGCTCGCCGATGAAGCGCGTGGCGGGCTCGAGCATCGTCTGTGCCGCGGGCTTCCCGCGGCCCTGA
- a CDS encoding vWA domain-containing protein, which yields MKQTAWAVERDAEHGREVLLLVTLEADADAPRAPVAINLALDRSASMRGVPLLAAVQAAQALVDRASPRDYLGLLTFDAEPEQVLPMRAMEPGAKAAFLKVLSRLESGEGTALHEAVERATEAVRRVLVPGARPQVLMLTDGEPSVGSSQLPDFKTLGTRVAESGVSLHALGLGRHYLPEILEALTGPSGTGFVHVDDPEGLPMAVGQLGAELFGEVVSDARVHVLPSGFADLRCRHRYPARVEGDSMSAALGAVSQAFPRRVLFSGQLGAAEWNLGVSTSYTEHGDTRRITVPVTRVLPESEQGRYVRAVSAELELAAAESAAWKALGRRHQEAAERALESADMALYRLARLGAPELSAQRHVERLADLRRFVERRANQLPALVMRRAHSEVSRITMSRVGPAAPVPALLPWKTEE from the coding sequence ATGAAGCAGACGGCCTGGGCAGTGGAGCGCGATGCCGAGCACGGCCGCGAGGTGCTTCTCCTCGTCACCCTGGAGGCGGACGCCGACGCGCCCCGCGCCCCGGTGGCCATCAACCTGGCCCTGGACCGCAGCGCGTCCATGCGCGGCGTGCCGCTGCTCGCCGCCGTGCAGGCCGCGCAGGCCCTGGTGGACCGCGCCAGCCCGCGTGACTACCTGGGCCTGCTCACCTTCGACGCCGAGCCCGAGCAGGTGCTCCCCATGCGCGCCATGGAGCCCGGCGCCAAGGCCGCGTTCCTCAAGGTCCTCTCGCGCCTCGAGTCCGGCGAGGGCACCGCCCTGCACGAGGCCGTCGAGCGCGCCACCGAGGCCGTGCGCCGCGTCCTCGTCCCCGGCGCCCGGCCCCAGGTGCTGATGCTCACCGACGGCGAGCCCTCCGTCGGCTCGTCGCAGCTGCCGGACTTCAAGACGCTGGGCACCCGCGTGGCCGAGTCCGGTGTCTCGCTGCACGCGCTCGGGCTGGGCCGGCACTACCTGCCCGAAATCCTGGAGGCCCTCACCGGCCCCTCGGGCACCGGCTTCGTCCACGTGGATGACCCGGAGGGCCTTCCCATGGCGGTGGGCCAGCTGGGCGCGGAGCTGTTCGGCGAGGTGGTGTCCGACGCGCGCGTACACGTGCTGCCCTCGGGCTTCGCCGACCTGCGCTGCCGCCACCGCTACCCCGCGCGCGTGGAGGGGGACTCCATGAGCGCCGCCCTCGGCGCCGTGTCCCAGGCCTTCCCCCGGCGCGTCCTCTTCTCCGGCCAGCTGGGGGCGGCGGAATGGAACCTGGGCGTGTCCACCTCCTACACGGAGCACGGTGACACGCGCCGCATCACCGTCCCGGTGACGCGCGTGCTGCCGGAGAGCGAGCAGGGCCGCTACGTGCGCGCCGTGTCCGCGGAGCTGGAGCTGGCGGCCGCCGAGTCCGCCGCCTGGAAGGCCCTCGGCCGCCGTCACCAGGAAGCGGCCGAGCGGGCGCTGGAGTCCGCCGACATGGCCCTCTACCGGCTCGCCCGGCTGGGGGCGCCGGAGCTGTCCGCGCAGCGCCACGTGGAGCGGCTGGCGGACCTGCGCCGCTTCGTGGAGCGCCGCGCCAACCAGCTCCCCGCCCTGGTGATGCGCCGCGCGCACTCCGAGGTCTCCCGCATCACCATGAGCCGCGTGGGCCCCGCCGCCCCCGTACCGGCGCTGCTGCCCTGGAAGACCGAGGAGTAG
- a CDS encoding (Fe-S)-binding protein, producing the protein MSPIITGLLLAVAIPIFVMTMSGRLGVLLSMKHENRLDNIPLRIKRLVLFGLGQKRMVDPEEFTPGLMHVLIYAAFVVLALRTVMLFAMGFSSTALEVLTDLSHPFWAEQAVLLGAYRVYLLAKDIVAGLALVGCAYYVWMRWKVKPDRMTQSWEAYLILGFISGLMISEFLFGGSHMVAAHAAAQQVQMGATQVPTTPAALVWWEPLTSLVGLAMMPLGENAAHAVGVAGFWVHLVIILTFLNFLPLGKHFHIITGLPNVFFQRTHSTGKLPTPNLEKEEFGTATVKDLTWKQGLDLYSCTECGRCQTHCPTYITGKPLTHKGVNQDLKHWLWEHEQWAEEGYSPNKVKEPLPEIIGSALKAETVWACTSCGWCEQACPVFIENVPRLIDMRRYQVQVKAEFPPEIQRVFEGIERQGNPWGIGQDRRDEWAEDLALPTWGDGGGPYEYLFFVGCAGSYDDKQKKVSRSLVKIMREAGVSFATLSKQEMCNGDSARRMGNEYLFQTMAKTNVETWNSMGVKAVITQCPHCFNTIKNEYPEFGGEYRVINHTQLINELLNEKRIKLSAVMNTKLTYHDPCYLGRHNGVYDAPREVLNAIPGLEVVEMQRSKREGFCCGAGGGRMWMEEHIGTRINHNRLNEAALTLKHAEDPSTPYPSASDKKKPGMVGDYKEKGGTGVVAVACPFCSTMLNDAVNDTERGENIKIKDITELVADALVETRKGAGTVTPGVTVSAKPE; encoded by the coding sequence ATGAGTCCCATCATCACCGGCCTATTGCTCGCCGTTGCCATCCCCATCTTCGTGATGACCATGTCCGGCCGTCTGGGCGTGCTCCTCTCGATGAAGCATGAGAACCGGCTCGACAACATCCCGCTGCGCATCAAGCGGCTCGTGCTCTTCGGCCTCGGGCAGAAGCGCATGGTGGACCCGGAGGAGTTCACCCCGGGCCTGATGCACGTGCTCATCTACGCGGCCTTCGTGGTGCTGGCGCTGCGCACGGTGATGCTCTTCGCCATGGGCTTCTCGTCCACGGCGCTGGAGGTGCTGACGGACCTGAGCCACCCGTTCTGGGCGGAGCAGGCGGTGCTGCTCGGCGCCTACCGCGTCTACCTGCTGGCCAAGGACATCGTGGCCGGGCTGGCCCTGGTCGGCTGCGCCTACTACGTGTGGATGCGCTGGAAGGTGAAGCCGGACCGGATGACGCAGTCCTGGGAGGCGTACCTCATCCTGGGCTTCATCTCCGGCCTGATGATTTCCGAGTTCCTCTTCGGCGGCAGCCACATGGTCGCCGCGCACGCCGCGGCCCAGCAGGTCCAGATGGGCGCCACGCAGGTGCCCACCACGCCGGCGGCGCTCGTCTGGTGGGAGCCCCTCACCAGCCTCGTCGGCCTGGCGATGATGCCGCTGGGTGAGAATGCCGCCCATGCCGTGGGCGTGGCCGGCTTCTGGGTGCACCTGGTCATCATCCTCACGTTCCTGAACTTCCTGCCGCTCGGGAAGCACTTCCACATCATCACCGGCCTGCCCAACGTCTTCTTCCAGCGCACCCACTCCACCGGCAAGCTGCCCACGCCCAATCTGGAGAAGGAGGAGTTCGGCACCGCCACGGTGAAGGACCTCACCTGGAAGCAGGGCCTGGACCTCTACTCGTGCACCGAGTGCGGCCGCTGCCAGACGCACTGCCCCACGTACATCACCGGCAAGCCACTCACTCACAAGGGCGTCAACCAGGACCTGAAGCACTGGCTCTGGGAGCACGAGCAGTGGGCGGAGGAGGGCTACAGCCCCAACAAGGTGAAGGAGCCCCTGCCGGAAATCATCGGCTCGGCGCTCAAGGCCGAGACGGTGTGGGCCTGTACGAGCTGCGGCTGGTGCGAGCAGGCGTGTCCGGTGTTCATCGAGAACGTCCCGCGCCTCATCGACATGCGCCGCTACCAGGTGCAGGTGAAGGCGGAGTTCCCGCCCGAAATCCAGCGCGTGTTCGAGGGAATCGAGCGCCAGGGCAACCCCTGGGGCATCGGGCAGGACAGGCGCGACGAGTGGGCCGAGGACCTGGCGCTGCCCACCTGGGGTGACGGCGGCGGCCCGTACGAGTACCTCTTCTTCGTGGGCTGCGCGGGCAGCTACGACGACAAGCAGAAGAAGGTCAGCCGCTCGCTGGTGAAAATCATGCGCGAGGCGGGCGTGTCGTTCGCCACGCTGTCGAAGCAGGAGATGTGCAACGGCGACTCCGCGCGCCGCATGGGCAACGAGTACCTGTTCCAGACGATGGCCAAGACGAACGTCGAGACGTGGAACTCGATGGGCGTGAAGGCGGTCATCACCCAGTGCCCGCACTGCTTCAACACCATCAAGAACGAGTACCCGGAGTTCGGCGGTGAGTACCGCGTCATCAACCACACCCAGCTCATCAACGAGCTGCTGAACGAGAAGCGCATCAAGCTCTCGGCGGTGATGAACACGAAGCTCACGTACCACGACCCCTGCTACCTGGGCCGGCACAACGGCGTGTACGACGCGCCCCGCGAGGTGCTCAACGCCATCCCCGGGCTCGAGGTGGTGGAGATGCAGCGCAGCAAGCGCGAGGGCTTCTGCTGCGGCGCCGGCGGCGGGCGCATGTGGATGGAGGAGCACATCGGCACGCGCATCAACCACAACCGCCTGAACGAGGCGGCGCTCACGCTGAAGCACGCCGAGGACCCGTCCACGCCGTACCCGTCCGCTTCCGACAAGAAGAAGCCGGGCATGGTGGGCGACTACAAGGAGAAGGGCGGCACCGGCGTAGTGGCCGTGGCGTGCCCGTTCTGCTCGACGATGCTCAACGACGCGGTCAACGACACCGAGCGTGGCGAGAACATCAAGATCAAGGACATCACCGAGCTGGTCGCCGATGCGCTGGTGGAGACGCGCAAGGGCGCGGGCACCGTGACGCCCGGCGTGACGGTGAGCGCCAAGCCGGAGTAG
- a CDS encoding DUF2378 family protein: METPDPRLIFSGTVQGLFLVGLRERLSLSTRASLREAGLDLDQDLLPAYPLSTWLRCQDIVLRTVWPDLPREEAQRRLGHAAVDGMMATMLGRVMSAAARTLGPRMGLGQLNRGLRASNNFQESRVTERGPGSIEVWINDIAGRPAYYVGILEASVRVMGARDPRVSVLRHEAPACTFLVEWVG; the protein is encoded by the coding sequence ATGGAGACGCCGGATCCGCGCCTCATCTTCAGCGGCACCGTGCAGGGCCTGTTCCTCGTCGGCCTGCGCGAGCGCCTGTCCCTGTCCACGCGCGCGTCGCTGCGTGAGGCGGGGCTGGACCTGGACCAGGACCTGCTGCCGGCCTACCCCCTCTCCACGTGGCTGCGGTGCCAGGACATCGTGCTGCGCACCGTCTGGCCGGACCTGCCCCGCGAGGAGGCGCAGCGGCGGCTGGGCCACGCCGCCGTCGACGGGATGATGGCGACGATGCTGGGCCGGGTGATGTCGGCGGCGGCGCGCACCCTGGGACCCCGGATGGGCCTGGGGCAGCTCAACCGAGGGCTGCGCGCCTCCAACAACTTCCAGGAGTCCCGCGTGACGGAGCGCGGGCCCGGCTCCATCGAGGTGTGGATCAACGACATCGCCGGCCGGCCGGCGTACTACGTGGGCATCCTGGAGGCGTCGGTGCGGGTGATGGGGGCTCGCGACCCCCGGGTGTCCGTTCTTCGCCACGAAGCGCCCGCCTGCACCTTCCTGGTGGAGTGGGTGGGGTGA
- a CDS encoding ankyrin repeat domain-containing protein codes for MSLFDAVRAGDRAALMAQLDAGADPNPFDAEGRTPLMAAARAGRADLVRLLLEAGADPELTDSLGEPALIMAAAHGHVEVCKLLLPHAKDDERDLARTLLSGIGITDLRLDPSSVPPDDLRRKLASAGAYVAGKLGDDGPTKRLERALRAEKPRKP; via the coding sequence ATGTCCCTCTTCGATGCCGTGCGCGCGGGTGACCGCGCGGCCCTGATGGCCCAGCTCGACGCCGGGGCCGACCCCAACCCGTTCGACGCCGAGGGGCGCACGCCGCTGATGGCCGCCGCCCGCGCGGGCCGTGCCGACCTGGTGCGCCTGCTGCTGGAGGCGGGCGCGGACCCCGAGCTGACCGACAGCCTGGGCGAGCCCGCGCTCATCATGGCCGCCGCCCACGGCCACGTCGAGGTGTGCAAGCTGCTGCTCCCCCACGCCAAGGACGACGAGCGGGACCTGGCGCGCACGCTGCTATCAGGCATCGGCATCACCGACCTGCGCCTGGACCCCTCCTCCGTGCCGCCGGATGACCTGCGCCGCAAGCTGGCGTCCGCGGGCGCCTACGTGGCCGGCAAGCTGGGCGATGACGGGCCGACGAAGCGGCTGGAGCGCGCCCTGCGCGCGGAGAAGCCCCGCAAGCCCTGA
- a CDS encoding alpha/beta hydrolase, whose product MKGAAGLLLLLCAACVAGRPVQAPVPVLAEPPPGVRLHTGAPEGGPPYRLFLSEDATAARPHRLLVWLHPSGSDGLGLVEPLVADFARRGFALLTLSRKDFSGWRGVDANAVMLKGVPDAARVPGVDARKPVLLGYSAGAQMALELWSARPGAFGGLVLLAGAPRFSRGDESTPPTGAAYTRVPLLAVVGEGDGDGPALWRRASETWRAAGVPLQTREVPGRGHEWLLLEPAEREAVLAWLEALPPVAGVMPGSLASGDEAVLAWLDALPPVE is encoded by the coding sequence GTGAAGGGGGCCGCCGGCCTCCTGCTGCTGCTGTGCGCCGCGTGTGTGGCGGGGCGGCCCGTGCAGGCCCCCGTCCCCGTCCTCGCGGAGCCACCTCCGGGAGTCCGCCTGCACACCGGCGCCCCGGAGGGCGGCCCGCCGTACCGGCTGTTCCTCTCCGAGGACGCCACCGCCGCGCGCCCGCACCGGCTCCTCGTGTGGCTCCATCCCTCGGGGAGCGACGGGCTGGGCCTGGTGGAGCCGCTGGTGGCGGACTTCGCCCGGCGGGGCTTCGCGCTGCTGACGCTGTCCCGGAAGGACTTCTCCGGCTGGCGCGGCGTGGACGCCAATGCGGTCATGCTGAAGGGGGTGCCGGACGCGGCGCGGGTGCCAGGCGTGGACGCCCGGAAGCCGGTGCTGCTGGGCTACAGCGCGGGCGCGCAGATGGCGCTGGAGCTGTGGTCGGCGCGTCCGGGGGCCTTCGGCGGGCTGGTGCTGCTGGCCGGTGCGCCGCGCTTCTCTCGTGGGGACGAGTCCACACCTCCCACCGGGGCGGCGTACACCCGCGTGCCGCTGCTGGCCGTGGTGGGGGAGGGGGACGGAGACGGGCCCGCCCTGTGGCGTCGTGCGTCGGAGACCTGGCGCGCGGCGGGAGTGCCGCTCCAGACACGCGAAGTGCCCGGTCGCGGACATGAGTGGCTCCTGCTGGAGCCGGCCGAGCGGGAGGCAGTGCTGGCCTGGCTGGAGGCGCTGCCTCCGGTGGCAGGAGTCATGCCCGGGTCGCTGGCGTCCGGGGACGAGGCGGTGCTCGCCTGGCTGGACGCGCTGCCTCCGGTGGAGTGA
- a CDS encoding TolB family protein encodes MMGMRRFVGGVLAVGLLGACEPLDDGGGGGIGDVLFTSGFAFVREDDRNVFVVDDDGDPNSPQRLTSAGGAYWPSVSRDGRSIVFVQRTGSSTSLQTVPTSGATTPATLFSSGDAACARGCTNFRTPTFSPDGRSVVFVFSPAGSSVTSLGRVNTDGSGFQELTPNTTISYGAPTFMPNGSAVMVPSGSSLRQLNQLAHVPLNGSSITYSSLGNEVLAVENRVAVSPNGSQVAFDGRLGSGSTRIFVASVTGNSVGVGQRVTTLSGPGVQESWPSWTRSNQLGFLSSDSAGSDPGIYVAGVGSGATGSVTLVIPSAAEPSYGPQ; translated from the coding sequence ATGATGGGCATGCGGAGGTTTGTCGGGGGAGTGCTGGCGGTGGGACTGCTGGGTGCGTGTGAGCCCCTGGACGACGGTGGTGGCGGTGGCATCGGCGACGTCCTCTTCACCTCGGGCTTCGCCTTCGTGCGCGAGGACGACCGCAACGTCTTCGTGGTGGACGACGATGGCGACCCCAACAGCCCGCAGCGGCTGACGTCGGCGGGCGGGGCGTACTGGCCTTCCGTGTCGCGCGACGGGCGCAGCATCGTGTTCGTGCAGCGCACCGGCTCCAGCACGTCGCTGCAGACGGTGCCCACCTCGGGCGCCACCACGCCGGCCACGCTGTTCAGCTCGGGCGACGCGGCGTGCGCGCGCGGCTGCACCAACTTCCGCACGCCCACCTTCAGCCCGGATGGCCGCAGCGTCGTCTTCGTCTTCTCTCCGGCGGGCAGCAGCGTCACCTCGCTGGGCCGGGTGAACACGGACGGCAGCGGCTTCCAGGAGCTCACGCCGAACACCACCATCTCCTACGGCGCGCCCACCTTCATGCCGAACGGGAGCGCGGTGATGGTGCCCTCGGGCAGCAGCCTGCGGCAGCTCAACCAGCTTGCCCACGTGCCGCTCAACGGGAGCAGCATCACCTACAGCTCCCTGGGCAACGAGGTGCTGGCGGTGGAGAACCGCGTGGCGGTGTCGCCCAATGGCTCGCAGGTGGCCTTCGACGGGCGCCTGGGCTCCGGCAGCACGCGCATCTTCGTGGCGTCCGTCACCGGCAACAGCGTGGGCGTCGGCCAGCGGGTGACGACCCTCAGCGGCCCCGGCGTGCAGGAGTCGTGGCCCAGCTGGACGCGCTCCAACCAGCTCGGCTTCCTCTCCTCCGACTCGGCGGGCAGCGACCCCGGCATCTACGTCGCGGGCGTCGGCAGCGGTGCCACGGGCTCGGTGACGCTCGTGATTCCCAGCGCCGCGGAGCCCTCCTACGGGCCGCAGTAG
- a CDS encoding non-proteolytic archaemetzincin-like protein has product MPQKTLLLVSVGSPSASLLRDLQDPLAAHMSAQTVLAKTALPSPAYAFNKDRGQYHCNAIMRRLTPMLEPGQSAVMGITDVDLFVPDSPFVFGEADRESKTAVVSLFRLRQGADGDHLRRRIQTEVVHQAGHLLGLSYCEDPRCVMFFAQTPQDCDRKQLSLCNTCRNELVKLNR; this is encoded by the coding sequence ATGCCGCAGAAGACGCTCCTGCTGGTCTCCGTGGGTAGCCCGTCGGCCTCACTGCTGAGGGACTTGCAGGACCCGCTGGCGGCGCACATGAGCGCCCAGACGGTGCTCGCGAAGACGGCCCTTCCTTCTCCCGCCTACGCCTTCAACAAGGACCGGGGCCAGTACCACTGCAACGCCATCATGCGGCGGCTCACGCCCATGCTGGAGCCGGGGCAGTCGGCCGTCATGGGCATCACCGACGTGGACCTCTTCGTGCCGGACTCGCCCTTCGTCTTCGGCGAGGCGGACCGCGAGTCCAAGACGGCGGTGGTGAGCCTCTTCCGTCTGCGTCAGGGTGCGGACGGCGACCACCTGCGGCGCCGCATCCAGACCGAGGTGGTGCACCAGGCGGGGCACCTGCTCGGGCTGTCCTACTGTGAGGACCCCCGGTGCGTGATGTTCTTCGCCCAGACGCCCCAGGACTGTGACCGCAAGCAGCTGTCGCTGTGCAACACCTGCCGCAACGAGCTGGTGAAGCTCAACCGCTGA
- a CDS encoding RtcB family protein translates to MMPRLLPAAPGDVPILVWARTLPPGAEKQLRHIATQPYVVEHVAAMPDVHVSSGVAVGTVFATAHHVVPGALGGDLGCGVSAYRFPQPATVPGRDVLEPLLARLAREVPVGDAVHRGRGQPLPPELESPPLSTQKLCHAWERLAPRHLGTLGGGNHFLELDRDADGDVWLLLHTGSRGVGAAIADHHLRAARARGEGSLPGLSTHTPEGAACLADTAWACRFARANRDAIAARAVALVADALGVPMDPEATLDVHHNHVAAEDHGGRTLLVHRKGAVGLEAGQRGLIPGSMGTASYVVEGRGEPRAFRSCSHGAGRVLTRTEARARIRPAALEHALRRVVYDRARAGALVEEAPAAYRDLAEVLEDEADLVTPLLRLTPLAVLKG, encoded by the coding sequence ATGATGCCCCGCCTCCTCCCGGCCGCGCCCGGCGACGTCCCCATCCTCGTCTGGGCGCGCACGCTGCCGCCGGGCGCGGAGAAGCAGCTCCGCCACATCGCCACCCAGCCCTACGTCGTCGAGCACGTGGCCGCCATGCCGGACGTCCACGTGTCCTCGGGCGTGGCGGTGGGCACCGTCTTCGCCACCGCCCACCACGTCGTCCCTGGCGCGCTGGGCGGCGACCTGGGCTGCGGCGTCAGCGCGTACCGCTTCCCCCAGCCCGCCACCGTGCCCGGCCGCGACGTGCTGGAGCCCCTGCTGGCGCGACTGGCCCGCGAGGTGCCGGTGGGCGACGCCGTGCACCGGGGCCGGGGGCAGCCCCTGCCGCCCGAGCTGGAGTCCCCGCCGCTGTCCACCCAGAAGCTGTGCCACGCCTGGGAGCGGCTGGCGCCGCGACACCTGGGCACGCTCGGCGGAGGCAACCACTTCCTGGAGCTGGACCGGGACGCGGACGGAGACGTCTGGCTGCTCCTGCACACCGGCTCGCGGGGCGTCGGGGCCGCCATCGCCGACCACCACCTGCGCGCGGCCCGGGCGCGGGGGGAGGGCAGCCTTCCCGGCCTGAGCACGCATACCCCCGAGGGCGCCGCGTGCCTCGCGGACACGGCGTGGGCCTGCCGCTTCGCCCGCGCCAACCGCGACGCCATCGCCGCGCGCGCGGTGGCGCTCGTGGCCGACGCGCTCGGCGTCCCCATGGACCCGGAAGCCACCTTGGACGTGCACCACAACCACGTCGCCGCCGAGGACCATGGAGGCCGCACGCTCCTGGTGCACCGCAAGGGCGCGGTGGGCCTGGAGGCGGGGCAGCGGGGGCTCATCCCCGGCTCCATGGGCACGGCCTCCTACGTGGTGGAGGGCCGGGGCGAGCCCCGCGCCTTCCGCTCCTGCTCGCACGGCGCCGGCCGCGTCCTCACCCGGACCGAGGCCCGCGCCCGCATCCGCCCGGCCGCGCTGGAGCACGCGCTCCGGCGTGTGGTGTACGACCGCGCCCGCGCCGGGGCCCTGGTGGAGGAGGCCCCCGCCGCCTACCGCGACCTCGCCGAGGTGCTGGAGGACGAGGCCGACCTCGTCACCCCGCTCCTGCGGCTCACCCCCCTCGCCGTCCTGAAGGGGTGA